The Pontibacter sp. SGAir0037 DNA segment TCGTAATCAAGATCGCTGAGAATCTCGGCCCCCACTTCTGCCGGCAACAGGTCCATCACATATTTCGACTCGTTGGTATCGAGTTCATACAACACAGTCGTGATATCTGCCGGATACATATCCTCCATCGTTTCCAGGATAAAGGTTTTGTCATCGCGTTCTATTGCCTCCTCTACCTGGTCTATGTACTCACGTGTGATTTCTATCTGCATACTTTTAAATGTGCTGCTCGATCAGTTGGGTTAGTTCAATAAAATCCTGCACCGACAGTTGCTCTGCGCGCTTGTCGAATACAGGCTGTGCCGTAACTTCGGAAGGAAGGTTATAGCTTTTAAGGCAGTTGCGCAATGTTTTGCGCCTTGTGCCAAAGCTTAGTTTCACTACTTCGAAGAAACGTTTTTCGTCGCATGGCAGGATTTCCACCTCGTTTCGCACCAGGCTGATTACGCCTGATTTTACTTTTGGCGGCGGATGAAACACATGCTCATGCACCGTAAATTTGTAATCGATGTTGTACCAGGCCTGCAGCAGTACACTTAAGATACCATAAGCTTTAGAGCCGGGAGGCGCTGCCAGTCTCTCCGCCACTTCTTTCTGAATCATACAAACTACCTCCGGCACACGATCCCGGTACTCCAGCACTTTAAAAAATATCTGGCTGGAGATATTGTAAGGGAAGTTGCCGATAATGGCAAACTTATCCGGAAACAACTGGCTAAGGTCTGTCTTCAGAAAGTCAGCAGAAATAATACGGTCTTCTAAAGCGGGAAAATGCTCTTTTAAATAAGCAATAGATTCTCTGTCGATATCCACTACCGTTGTCGTATAGCCCGGATGCTGCAACAGATACTGCGTCAGCACCCCCATACCCGGCCCTATCTCGAGCACATCTTTCACGCCATGAGGCAACGTAAGCTGCTCCACAATCTTTATGGCAATGTTCTGGTCGACCAGGAAATGCTGGCCTAAGTGTTTTTTCGGACTTACCTTACTCACGTTGTACCTGTTATGGTTTTAAAGAGATGTATACTTTTGCCC contains these protein-coding regions:
- the rsmA gene encoding 16S rRNA (adenine(1518)-N(6)/adenine(1519)-N(6))-dimethyltransferase RsmA yields the protein MSKVSPKKHLGQHFLVDQNIAIKIVEQLTLPHGVKDVLEIGPGMGVLTQYLLQHPGYTTTVVDIDRESIAYLKEHFPALEDRIISADFLKTDLSQLFPDKFAIIGNFPYNISSQIFFKVLEYRDRVPEVVCMIQKEVAERLAAPPGSKAYGILSVLLQAWYNIDYKFTVHEHVFHPPPKVKSGVISLVRNEVEILPCDEKRFFEVVKLSFGTRRKTLRNCLKSYNLPSEVTAQPVFDKRAEQLSVQDFIELTQLIEQHI